One Aliiroseovarius sediminilitoris DNA window includes the following coding sequences:
- the arsB gene encoding ACR3 family arsenite efflux transporter has protein sequence MGLFERYLSLWVALCILAGVVLGNTAPDLFSLIAGVEFANVNLMVAILIWIMIYPMMVQVDFASIRDIGRRPKGLVLTVVINWLIKPFTMAALGWLFFRVIFAGWVDPQTASEYIAGMILLGVAPCTAMVFVWSQLTKGDAAYTLVQVSVNDVIMIFAFAPIAAFLLGISDVTVPWQTLLLSVVLYVVLPLAAGVWTRHRLMQSGKAQLDAFLARLKPWSVIGLLATVVLLFGFQAQTILAKPLAIVLIAIPLLIQTYGIFAIAYGAARAMNLPHNIAAPACMIGTSNFFELAVAVAISLFGLNSGAALATVVGVLVEVPVMLSLVTFANKTRHWFPG, from the coding sequence ATGGGACTTTTTGAACGTTACCTGTCGCTTTGGGTGGCGCTTTGTATTCTGGCGGGCGTTGTGTTGGGCAATACTGCGCCCGACCTGTTTTCACTGATCGCCGGGGTCGAGTTTGCAAACGTCAACTTGATGGTCGCCATCCTGATCTGGATCATGATCTATCCGATGATGGTGCAGGTCGATTTCGCCTCGATCCGCGATATCGGACGACGGCCCAAGGGGTTGGTTCTGACAGTGGTGATCAACTGGCTGATCAAGCCGTTCACCATGGCCGCGCTCGGCTGGTTGTTTTTCCGGGTGATCTTCGCTGGCTGGGTCGATCCGCAAACCGCCAGTGAATATATCGCGGGGATGATCCTTCTGGGCGTCGCCCCCTGCACCGCCATGGTGTTCGTCTGGAGCCAGCTGACCAAGGGTGACGCCGCCTATACGCTGGTGCAGGTCAGCGTGAATGACGTGATCATGATCTTCGCCTTTGCCCCGATTGCCGCGTTTCTTCTCGGGATCAGCGACGTGACCGTGCCGTGGCAAACGCTGCTTCTGTCCGTCGTGCTGTATGTCGTGTTGCCGCTGGCCGCAGGGGTCTGGACGCGCCACCGACTGATGCAGTCCGGCAAGGCTCAACTGGACGCCTTCCTTGCCCGCCTGAAACCGTGGTCAGTAATCGGGCTACTGGCCACCGTCGTTCTTCTGTTCGGCTTTCAGGCGCAAACCATCCTGGCCAAACCGCTGGCCATCGTGCTGATTGCCATCCCGCTGCTGATCCAGACCTATGGCATCTTCGCCATCGCCTATGGCGCTGCCCGCGCGATGAACCTGCCCCACAACATCGCCGCGCCAGCCTGCATGATCGGCACGTCAAACTTCTTTGAACTGGCCGTCGCGGTCGCCATTTCTCTCTTCGGCCTGAACTCGGGCGCGGCGCTGGCAACCGTCGTCGGCGTGCTGGTCGAGGTGCCGGTCATGCTGTCGCTTGTGACCTTCGCAAACAAGACGCGGCATTGGTTTCCGGGGTGA
- a CDS encoding SDR family oxidoreductase, protein MTDTTFGPKGWTPERLGDLSGKTYIITGANAGAGFQAARILLKKNAKVVMLNRSAEKSAAAIADLKQVFGGEADVRFIRMDLSVLNSVREAAEEVLKTVPRIDALINNAAIAQVPTRKLTVDGFESQLGTNHYGHFLLNGLLFDRIAKSKGRIVVVASLGYNMGLKTIKFEDMNWDEGYGANTAYSQSKLAQMMFAYELQDRLAAAGRNEVEVFVCHPGSSATSLITTSGSRTMRFIWWLMTKTPMVQTAEQGSYPEVMCATEEALTDQRALYGPTGRMEAVGPVGKGTLNAHAHDKAVMTRLWNESEKAVGFEWKL, encoded by the coding sequence ATGACAGATACAACATTCGGACCGAAAGGCTGGACACCCGAGCGCCTCGGCGACTTGTCCGGCAAGACCTACATCATCACCGGCGCCAACGCTGGCGCAGGCTTTCAGGCCGCGCGCATCTTGCTGAAGAAGAACGCCAAGGTGGTGATGCTGAACCGCTCAGCCGAGAAATCCGCGGCCGCAATCGCGGACCTGAAACAGGTATTCGGCGGAGAGGCCGACGTGCGCTTCATCCGCATGGACCTGTCCGTTCTGAACAGCGTGCGCGAGGCCGCCGAAGAGGTCCTGAAGACCGTGCCTCGGATCGACGCGCTGATCAACAACGCGGCTATTGCGCAGGTGCCAACGCGCAAGTTGACCGTTGATGGGTTTGAAAGTCAGCTCGGCACCAACCACTATGGGCATTTTCTGCTGAATGGCCTGCTGTTCGACCGCATCGCCAAGAGCAAAGGCCGGATCGTGGTCGTCGCGAGCCTCGGCTACAACATGGGTCTCAAGACCATCAAGTTCGAGGATATGAACTGGGATGAGGGCTACGGCGCGAACACTGCCTACTCGCAAAGCAAGCTGGCGCAGATGATGTTTGCCTACGAACTGCAGGACCGGTTGGCCGCTGCAGGGCGCAATGAGGTCGAGGTCTTCGTCTGCCATCCGGGCTCGTCAGCCACATCGCTGATCACCACCAGCGGCAGCCGCACGATGCGGTTCATCTGGTGGCTGATGACCAAGACGCCAATGGTCCAGACTGCGGAACAAGGCTCATACCCCGAAGTCATGTGCGCGACCGAAGAAGCCCTGACCGATCAACGCGCCCTCTACGGTCCGACGGGCCGCATGGAAGCGGTCGGCCCGGTCGGCAAAGGCACACTGAACGCCCACGCCCATGACAAGGCTGTCATGACACGTCTTTGGAATGAGTCTGAAAAAGCCGTCGGGTTCGAGTGGAAACTCTGA
- a CDS encoding AraC family transcriptional regulator, protein MTKDRIKNLIERRLPEAGLVDTALKGVQLFRVTEAMPCVPAVYEPTVVAILSGTKEAVLDGEHHVYGSDKYLLCPMTLPVEAGTPQASEEDPLIGVVIALDPRIMRELTMEIGTAAGGNRQSRDSAPSALALASWDGGFTQALLRLLDLLDNPVDLEVLGQGRLRELCYAVLTGEAGAAARRAFGVGNEIARSIDYLSTHLKEQVTIDDMADHVGMSRAVFHRRFKEATTMSPIQFVKSMRLNNAAMKIAEGKTVSEAAWDVGYQSLSQFSREFKRMYGQPPRQWSHDRQATTGVA, encoded by the coding sequence ATGACCAAAGACCGGATCAAAAACCTTATCGAGCGCCGTCTGCCAGAGGCAGGCCTCGTCGATACCGCGTTGAAAGGCGTCCAGCTTTTCCGGGTGACCGAGGCCATGCCCTGCGTCCCTGCTGTCTACGAGCCCACGGTGGTGGCTATTCTCAGTGGCACGAAGGAAGCTGTGCTGGACGGTGAGCACCACGTCTATGGCAGCGACAAATACTTGCTGTGCCCCATGACCTTACCGGTTGAGGCTGGCACGCCACAGGCGTCCGAAGAAGATCCTCTGATCGGCGTGGTGATCGCTTTGGATCCTCGAATCATGCGCGAGCTCACCATGGAGATCGGGACCGCCGCTGGTGGCAACAGACAATCGCGGGATAGCGCGCCATCGGCTTTGGCATTGGCGTCCTGGGATGGTGGTTTCACGCAGGCACTGCTGCGGCTTCTCGATCTGCTCGACAATCCGGTTGATCTCGAGGTGCTCGGACAGGGGCGACTGCGCGAGTTGTGTTACGCGGTGCTCACGGGCGAGGCCGGGGCCGCCGCAAGACGGGCCTTTGGCGTCGGCAACGAAATCGCGCGCTCCATCGACTACCTCTCAACCCACCTGAAAGAGCAGGTTACCATCGACGATATGGCCGACCACGTCGGCATGAGTCGGGCGGTATTCCATCGGCGGTTCAAGGAAGCCACGACGATGTCTCCGATACAGTTCGTGAAGTCTATGCGGCTGAACAACGCCGCCATGAAGATTGCCGAAGGAAAGACCGTGTCGGAGGCGGCGTGGGATGTCGGCTATCAAAGCTTATCTCAATTCAGCCGTGAGTTTAAGCGGATGTATGGCCAGCCACCCCGGCAATGGAGCCACGACCGACAAGCAACGACAGGGGTAGCCTAG
- a CDS encoding helix-turn-helix domain-containing protein: MTKPEQPSLIRLARENEDDRPDPSPLDLGARVRDLRKSRGWTLEQAARQAGLARSTLSKIENGQMSPTYEALKKLAVGLEISVPQLFTAPKAAQVSGRMAVTKTGEGAAHATATYEHELLAGALTKKTMLPYRARVRARSFDEFDGWVRHDGEEFLYVLTGAIRLITEFYEPVEMKRGDSAYYDASMGHNVISTSAEDATILWVTSLV; encoded by the coding sequence ATGACAAAGCCCGAACAACCCAGCCTGATCCGACTGGCCCGTGAAAACGAAGATGATCGCCCCGATCCCAGCCCGCTGGACCTTGGCGCGCGGGTGCGCGATCTGCGCAAATCGCGCGGCTGGACGTTGGAACAAGCGGCGCGGCAGGCAGGGCTGGCCCGGTCAACCTTGTCGAAAATCGAAAACGGTCAGATGTCGCCCACCTATGAGGCGTTGAAGAAGCTGGCGGTCGGGCTGGAAATCTCGGTGCCGCAACTGTTCACCGCGCCAAAAGCCGCACAAGTGTCGGGCCGCATGGCCGTGACCAAAACCGGCGAAGGCGCGGCGCATGCCACCGCCACCTATGAGCACGAATTGCTGGCCGGTGCGCTGACCAAGAAAACCATGCTGCCCTATCGTGCACGGGTGCGGGCGCGGTCGTTTGACGAGTTCGACGGCTGGGTGCGCCATGACGGCGAGGAATTCCTCTATGTCCTGACCGGCGCCATCCGCCTGATCACCGAGTTCTATGAACCGGTCGAAATGAAACGCGGCGACAGCGCCTATTACGACGCGTCTATGGGACACAACGTGATCTCGACCAGTGCCGAGGATGCGACGATCCTGTGGGTCACGTCACTGGTGTAA
- a CDS encoding class I adenylate-forming enzyme family protein: MLSEFRPTAPLPSAPQAFNMARYVLTHAADLGDKTALSVVTPHGTDETHWTFRQLDRAVRGLAGGLLAQGLAPGDRVLLRLGNTVDFPISFLGAIAAGLVPVPTSSQLTQAEITKMSAMVAPNLIIADDGIALPADTNAPVLDVDGLHGLADYAPAPFHMGDPERPGYIVFTSGTSGTARAVVHAHRAIWARQMMWDGWYGLTRDDRLMHAGAFNWTYTLGTGLMDPWSVGATALIPAAGTSSAQLGELLARESATIFAAAPGVYRQVLRGTLPALPALRHGLSAGEKLPATTRAHWEAATLTPIHEAYGMSECSTFISGAPNHPAPDGTLGYPQPGRHIAVLDAEGHVTPRGTPGIMAVHRSDPGLMLGYLGAETHTKNRFSGDWFLTGDTVSMGPDGAITFEGRSDDIMNAGGFRVSPIEVEAAMALHPGIHEAACAEVAVKDDATIIACFYTPEADPVPQEVLSTHAHAQLAHYKCPRLFIPLNTLPRGANNKLLRATLREHFESGLFTKL, encoded by the coding sequence ATGCTGTCCGAGTTTCGCCCCACCGCCCCGCTGCCCTCCGCGCCACAGGCGTTCAACATGGCGCGCTATGTGCTGACCCATGCGGCAGATCTGGGCGACAAGACGGCCCTGTCGGTGGTGACGCCGCACGGAACGGACGAGACCCATTGGACCTTTCGCCAGTTGGACCGTGCTGTGCGCGGCCTGGCGGGCGGGTTGTTGGCGCAGGGACTGGCACCGGGCGACCGGGTGCTGTTACGACTTGGCAACACCGTGGATTTCCCAATTTCTTTTCTGGGTGCGATTGCAGCGGGGCTGGTGCCGGTGCCGACCTCATCCCAGTTGACGCAGGCGGAAATCACCAAGATGTCGGCCATGGTCGCCCCGAATCTGATCATTGCCGATGACGGGATTGCCCTGCCTGCTGACACGAATGCTCCGGTTCTGGATGTGGATGGGTTGCACGGATTGGCCGATTATGCGCCAGCCCCTTTCCACATGGGCGACCCCGAACGGCCGGGTTATATCGTGTTCACCTCGGGCACTTCCGGCACGGCACGCGCTGTGGTGCATGCCCACCGTGCGATCTGGGCGCGTCAAATGATGTGGGATGGCTGGTATGGGCTGACCCGCGACGATCGGTTGATGCATGCGGGCGCGTTCAATTGGACCTATACGCTGGGCACCGGGCTGATGGATCCGTGGTCAGTGGGCGCAACCGCCTTGATCCCGGCGGCAGGCACGAGTTCGGCCCAGCTTGGCGAGCTTCTGGCGCGCGAGAGCGCAACGATCTTTGCCGCCGCACCCGGTGTTTACCGTCAGGTGTTGCGCGGCACTTTGCCCGCCCTGCCCGCCTTGCGTCACGGATTGTCTGCGGGTGAGAAACTGCCCGCCACCACGCGCGCGCACTGGGAGGCGGCCACGCTGACACCGATCCACGAAGCCTATGGCATGTCGGAATGTTCGACCTTCATTTCCGGCGCACCCAATCACCCGGCGCCTGACGGCACCCTGGGCTATCCACAACCGGGACGGCATATCGCGGTGCTGGACGCAGAGGGCCACGTCACCCCACGCGGCACGCCGGGCATTATGGCGGTGCATCGCAGCGATCCGGGTCTGATGCTGGGCTATCTTGGTGCAGAAACGCATACAAAGAACCGCTTTTCCGGTGATTGGTTCCTGACCGGCGACACTGTCAGCATGGGACCGGACGGCGCCATCACCTTTGAAGGGCGCTCGGATGACATCATGAATGCCGGTGGCTTCCGCGTCTCGCCGATCGAGGTTGAGGCCGCCATGGCCCTGCATCCCGGCATTCATGAAGCCGCCTGCGCCGAGGTGGCCGTGAAGGATGACGCAACGATCATCGCCTGCTTCTATACGCCCGAAGCTGATCCGGTCCCGCAGGAAGTGCTGTCAACCCATGCCCACGCACAACTGGCGCATTACAAATGCCCGCGCCTGTTCATCCCGCTGAACACGCTTCCGCGTGGTGCCAACAACAAGCTGTTGCGCGCGACCTTGCGTGAACATTTTGAATCGGGATTGTTCACCAAGCTGTGA
- a CDS encoding DsbA family oxidoreductase: MIRLDIFSDPICPWCYIGKSRLDRALEARPDQPFKIEWHPFQLNPDMPKNGMDRRAYLETKFGGQEGAVKAYLPVTTEAEASGLEINLEGITRTPNTLDAHRLIHWAGIEFKQNAVVDRLFRAYFIDGIDIGDPARLVEIASSVGMDRDVVGRLLATDADADDIRARDMDARRKGVQSVPTFVLANQHVVSGAQPTELWTQVIDDLIAQLAAGSSAGSSESPAD; the protein is encoded by the coding sequence ATGATCCGGCTTGATATTTTTTCCGACCCGATCTGCCCCTGGTGCTATATCGGTAAGTCACGTCTTGACCGGGCGCTTGAGGCGCGGCCTGACCAACCGTTCAAGATCGAATGGCATCCGTTCCAGTTGAACCCGGACATGCCCAAGAACGGTATGGATCGTCGCGCCTATCTGGAAACGAAATTCGGCGGTCAAGAAGGCGCGGTGAAGGCCTATCTGCCCGTGACGACCGAGGCCGAAGCCTCGGGCCTTGAGATCAATCTTGAAGGCATCACGCGCACGCCCAACACGCTGGACGCCCACCGCCTGATCCATTGGGCGGGGATCGAGTTCAAACAGAACGCCGTCGTCGACCGCCTGTTCCGCGCCTATTTCATCGACGGGATCGACATTGGCGACCCCGCGCGATTGGTCGAAATTGCGTCCTCAGTTGGAATGGATAGGGATGTTGTGGGCCGCCTTCTGGCGACAGATGCCGATGCAGACGACATTCGGGCCCGCGACATGGATGCGCGACGCAAAGGGGTCCAATCCGTGCCGACCTTCGTGCTGGCCAATCAACACGTGGTGTCCGGTGCCCAACCGACCGAGCTTTGGACACAGGTGATTGATGACCTGATCGCGCAATTGGCGGCCGGGTCATCTGCGGGGTCATCTGAAAGCCCGGCAGATTGA
- a CDS encoding multidrug effflux MFS transporter — protein MREYVLLIAALFSMVAFSIDSILPALPEIGAQLVPDNINKAQLLISAFVIGAGLGQLIFGPLSDSMGRRFSLSMGMLLYMVAAFAAFWAQSLEAILFWRFVQGLGAAGPRTCGMAMTRDLYEGRQMARVNSMAFGFFVFVPAVAPMIGQWIVLGFGWRQMFTAYILLAAAILTWFLVRQPETLPNERRRPLSLRPTLAAFKVVLQTRVTLIYMAIITLAFGQLMAFISSAQQIFVDVLGAGTNFPYYFALVTVFSAFSGFLNAQLVMRLGMRRLALAGFATQTVLASLTLLAWWWLAPQGAFALWLFCGWATTLFFLNGLSFGNLNALAIQPLGHVAGTASAVIGAVPTVAAIAIAAPIGLAFNNTPFPLLIGVTTCSALAWALMQLDRGNMS, from the coding sequence TTGCGGGAATACGTGCTGTTGATCGCGGCCTTGTTTTCGATGGTCGCGTTTTCCATCGACTCGATATTGCCCGCCCTGCCGGAAATCGGCGCGCAGCTGGTTCCTGACAACATCAACAAGGCGCAACTTCTGATCAGCGCCTTCGTGATTGGCGCGGGCCTTGGGCAGCTTATCTTTGGCCCGCTGTCCGACAGCATGGGACGGCGCTTTTCCCTGTCGATGGGCATGTTGCTTTACATGGTGGCCGCTTTTGCCGCCTTTTGGGCACAGTCGCTTGAGGCCATCCTGTTCTGGCGGTTTGTGCAAGGCTTGGGTGCTGCCGGTCCGCGCACCTGCGGCATGGCCATGACCCGCGACCTTTACGAAGGGCGGCAGATGGCGCGGGTCAACTCCATGGCGTTTGGGTTCTTCGTCTTCGTGCCGGCGGTCGCCCCGATGATCGGGCAATGGATCGTGCTGGGTTTTGGCTGGCGACAGATGTTCACCGCCTATATCCTGTTGGCCGCCGCGATCCTGACCTGGTTTCTGGTGCGCCAACCTGAAACCCTGCCGAACGAGCGTCGGCGGCCACTGTCACTGCGGCCCACACTGGCGGCGTTCAAGGTGGTTTTGCAAACACGGGTGACGCTGATCTACATGGCGATCATCACGCTGGCATTCGGTCAGCTTATGGCTTTCATCAGCTCGGCCCAGCAAATCTTTGTCGATGTGTTGGGCGCGGGCACGAACTTCCCCTATTATTTCGCATTGGTGACGGTTTTTTCCGCCTTCTCTGGGTTCTTAAATGCCCAGCTTGTGATGCGTTTGGGAATGCGTCGGCTGGCGCTGGCGGGGTTTGCCACGCAGACGGTTCTGGCCTCACTGACGCTGCTTGCATGGTGGTGGTTGGCCCCACAAGGCGCGTTTGCGCTGTGGCTGTTCTGCGGCTGGGCGACAACGCTGTTTTTCCTGAACGGGCTGAGCTTTGGCAACCTGAACGCGCTGGCCATTCAGCCGTTGGGCCATGTGGCGGGTACCGCAAGCGCCGTGATCGGTGCTGTGCCCACCGTTGCAGCGATCGCCATTGCCGCCCCGATTGGGTTGGCCTTCAACAACACGCCGTTTCCGCTTCTGATCGGGGTCACGACATGTTCGGCGCTTGCATGGGCGCTGATGCAACTGGACCGGGGAAACATGAGCTAG
- the mfd gene encoding transcription-repair coupling factor yields the protein MEKLLLSGAPEGYDATLVVKELARGHGPVVHVARDDKRVAAMEAALGFFAPDVTILRFPGWDCLPFDRMSPNAAVSATRMATLAGLATGQIAGKFVLLTTLNAATQRVPERALLKETSFTARVDHQIDVDALRAFLVRMGFSQAPTVMEPGDFAIRGGIIDIYAPGHDGPVRLDLFGDVLDGIRRFDPVTQRTTDTLNRIELAPVSEVILDEAAITRFRQNYRIEFGAAGSDDPLYEAISAGRKHQGNEHWLPFFHERLETIFDYVPDASVMLDDQLTPSRLSRWEAIVDQYETRKIAMTAKNRMDTVYKPCPPGLLYLDDAAWEAALADTRVVQLAALPQATGAGVLDGGGRIGRNFAPERQQENINLFKALTDHVETKIDQPVIIASYSEGARERLQGLLSDEGLIATTRITDFRDVPDGKGGVYLSVWPLEHGFEGPDLTVISEQDVLGDRLIRAPKRKRRAENFLTEAQGLSAGDLIVHVDHGVGKFTGLETVTAMGAPHECLALEYAGGDRLFLPVENIELLSKFGQDTGLLDKLGGGAWQAKKAKLKERIREIADKLIRLAAERELRKAPVLDAPHHAWEEFSARFPYQETEDQLGAIEDVLTDLSSGRPMDRLICGDVGFGKTEVAMRAAFVAAMSGQQVAVIAPTTLLARQHYKSFAERFRGFPIQVGQLSRFVGQREANLTRDGMTRGTMDIVVGTHALLAKDVRFKTLGLLIVDEEQRFGVGHKERLKEMRSDVHVLTLSATPIPRTLQMSLSGVRDLSIIGTPPVDRLSIRTYVSEFDSVTIREALLREHYRGGQSFFVVPRIKDLPEIEAFLADHVPEVTFVVAHGQMAAGELDRRMNAFYDGKYDVLLATTIVESGIDIPTANTMVIHRADMFGLAQLYQIRGRVGRSKTRAYAYLTTKPRVPLTPTAEKRLRVLGSLDALGAGFTLASQDLDIRGAGNLVGEEQSGQMREVGYELYQQMLEEAIAKIKAGELEGLSDADSTWAPQINLGVPVLIPDTYVPDLDVRLGLYRRLSSLATKVELEGFAAELIDRFGPLPKEVNTLLLVVRIKGMCKRAGIAKLDGGPKGATIQFHNDKFASPEGLVEFIHAQNGLAKVRDNKIVVRRDWRKTSDKIKGAFAIAQDLAMKVKEAREASSKAKTAGS from the coding sequence ATGGAAAAATTGCTGCTCTCTGGTGCCCCCGAAGGCTATGACGCCACATTGGTGGTGAAAGAACTGGCCCGTGGTCATGGCCCGGTTGTGCATGTCGCGCGCGACGACAAGCGGGTGGCCGCGATGGAGGCCGCGCTGGGGTTCTTCGCTCCCGATGTCACCATCCTCCGCTTTCCGGGGTGGGATTGTCTGCCGTTTGACCGTATGTCGCCCAACGCAGCCGTGTCGGCCACCCGCATGGCGACACTGGCGGGGCTGGCGACGGGTCAGATTGCAGGCAAGTTTGTCCTGCTGACCACGCTGAACGCGGCCACCCAGCGGGTGCCAGAGCGGGCGTTGCTGAAAGAAACATCCTTCACCGCGCGCGTGGATCACCAGATCGACGTGGATGCGCTTCGGGCGTTTCTGGTGCGTATGGGCTTTTCGCAAGCGCCCACGGTGATGGAGCCGGGCGATTTTGCGATCCGGGGCGGTATCATCGACATTTACGCCCCCGGTCATGACGGCCCGGTGCGGCTGGACCTGTTCGGTGACGTGCTGGACGGCATCCGTCGCTTCGACCCGGTCACGCAACGCACCACCGACACGTTGAATCGCATCGAACTGGCCCCCGTGTCCGAGGTTATTCTGGACGAGGCCGCGATCACCCGGTTTCGTCAGAACTACCGCATCGAGTTCGGGGCCGCCGGGTCCGACGATCCGCTTTATGAGGCCATTTCGGCCGGGCGCAAGCATCAGGGCAACGAACATTGGTTGCCGTTCTTTCACGAACGGTTGGAGACGATTTTCGACTACGTGCCTGATGCCTCGGTCATGCTGGACGATCAATTGACGCCGTCGCGGCTAAGCCGGTGGGAGGCGATTGTTGATCAGTATGAAACCCGTAAGATCGCCATGACTGCGAAAAACCGGATGGATACGGTCTATAAACCCTGCCCGCCGGGCTTGCTGTATCTGGATGATGCCGCTTGGGAAGCTGCATTGGCCGATACGCGGGTTGTCCAACTGGCCGCGCTTCCGCAAGCCACGGGTGCAGGCGTGCTGGATGGTGGTGGGCGCATCGGGCGCAATTTCGCACCGGAGCGTCAGCAGGAAAACATCAATCTGTTCAAAGCACTGACAGATCATGTTGAGACGAAGATAGATCAACCGGTGATCATTGCGTCCTATTCCGAAGGTGCACGTGAACGGCTGCAAGGACTGCTGTCGGATGAAGGTCTGATCGCCACCACGCGGATCACCGATTTCCGCGATGTGCCGGATGGCAAGGGCGGGGTCTATCTGTCCGTCTGGCCGTTGGAACACGGCTTTGAAGGCCCGGATCTGACGGTGATTTCCGAACAGGACGTATTGGGCGACCGTCTGATCCGCGCGCCCAAGCGCAAACGACGGGCCGAGAACTTTCTGACTGAAGCGCAAGGCCTGTCCGCCGGTGATCTGATCGTCCATGTTGATCACGGCGTGGGCAAGTTCACCGGTCTTGAAACCGTTACCGCGATGGGCGCGCCACATGAATGTCTGGCGCTGGAATATGCAGGCGGGGATCGGCTTTTTCTGCCCGTCGAGAACATTGAGCTTCTGTCGAAATTCGGCCAGGACACCGGGCTGCTGGACAAGTTGGGCGGTGGGGCGTGGCAGGCCAAGAAAGCCAAGCTGAAGGAACGTATCCGCGAGATCGCCGACAAACTGATCCGTCTGGCCGCGGAACGCGAGCTGCGAAAAGCGCCCGTGCTGGACGCACCCCATCATGCATGGGAGGAGTTCTCGGCGCGGTTCCCGTATCAGGAGACCGAAGACCAGCTTGGCGCCATCGAGGATGTGTTGACCGACCTGTCCTCGGGTCGCCCGATGGATCGCCTGATCTGCGGTGACGTGGGCTTCGGCAAGACCGAGGTCGCGATGCGCGCGGCCTTCGTGGCGGCCATGTCCGGTCAGCAGGTCGCGGTCATTGCACCGACCACGTTGTTGGCGCGACAGCACTATAAAAGTTTCGCCGAACGCTTCCGGGGGTTTCCCATTCAGGTCGGACAGCTCAGCCGTTTCGTCGGACAACGCGAGGCGAACCTGACTCGCGACGGTATGACCCGCGGCACGATGGATATTGTTGTCGGCACCCATGCGCTGTTGGCCAAGGATGTTCGGTTCAAGACCCTGGGGTTGCTGATTGTCGATGAAGAACAACGCTTTGGCGTGGGGCATAAAGAACGGCTGAAAGAAATGCGGTCCGACGTGCATGTGCTGACGCTGTCCGCCACGCCGATCCCGCGCACCTTGCAAATGTCTCTGTCAGGTGTGCGCGATCTGTCGATCATCGGCACGCCGCCGGTGGACCGTCTTTCGATCCGCACCTATGTGTCCGAGTTCGACAGCGTCACCATACGCGAGGCGCTGTTGCGCGAACATTACCGTGGTGGGCAAAGTTTCTTCGTGGTGCCACGTATCAAGGATTTGCCCGAGATCGAGGCGTTTCTGGCCGATCACGTCCCTGAAGTCACGTTCGTGGTGGCACATGGGCAAATGGCGGCGGGCGAGCTGGATCGGCGCATGAATGCCTTCTACGACGGCAAATACGATGTGCTTCTGGCCACCACGATTGTGGAAAGCGGAATCGACATTCCGACCGCCAATACGATGGTGATACACCGCGCCGACATGTTCGGACTGGCGCAGCTTTACCAGATCAGGGGCCGGGTGGGGCGGTCGAAAACGCGCGCCTATGCCTATCTCACCACCAAGCCGCGTGTGCCGCTGACACCGACCGCCGAAAAACGGTTGCGTGTGCTCGGGTCGCTGGACGCGTTGGGCGCGGGCTTCACGCTGGCCAGCCAGGATCTGGATATTCGTGGCGCGGGCAATCTGGTGGGCGAGGAACAGTCCGGTCAGATGCGCGAAGTGGGCTATGAGCTTTATCAACAGATGTTGGAAGAGGCGATTGCCAAGATCAAGGCGGGCGAACTTGAAGGGCTGTCAGACGCTGACAGCACTTGGGCACCGCAGATCAATTTGGGCGTTCCTGTACTGATACCAGATACTTACGTGCCTGATCTTGATGTGCGCCTTGGCCTCTATCGTCGTCTGTCGTCGCTCGCCACCAAGGTCGAGCTTGAAGGCTTCGCCGCCGAGCTGATCGACCGCTTCGGCCCCCTGCCGAAAGAGGTCAACACCTTGCTTCTGGTCGTGCGGATCAAGGGCATGTGCAAACGTGCGGGCATCGCAAAGCTGGACGGGGGTCCGAAGGGTGCGACGATCCAGTTCCACAACGACAAATTTGCCTCGCCCGAAGGGTTGGTCGAGTTCATCCACGCCCAGAACGGGCTGGCCAAGGTGCGTGACAACAAGATCGTTGTGCGCCGCGACTGGCGCAAGACCTCGGACAAGATCAAGGGGGCGTTTGCCATCGCGCAGGATCTGGCGATGAAGGTGAAAGAGGCGCGTGAGGCGTCCAGCAAGGCAAAGACGGCAGGGTCCTAG